Proteins co-encoded in one Cupriavidus nantongensis genomic window:
- the soxB gene encoding thiosulfohydrolase SoxB, with amino-acid sequence MNRREFLQVLAIAGAGGMTFPHQDAHAAQAAEAMYDLPRFGNVHLLHFTDCHAQLRPVYFREPNVNLGIGDYAGKPPHLVGEALLRHYGIRPGTAEAHAFTYLDFSEAARRYGKVGGFAHLATLVKRLKAGRPGALLLDGGDTWQGSATALWTRGQDMVDAALALGVDVMTPHWEMTLGAERVKEIVDKDFKGKVAFLAQNIKTNDFGDPVFDPYVIREINGVPVAIIGQAFPYTPIANPRYFVPDWTFGIQEENLQQVIDAARGKGAQAVVLLSHNGMDVDLKLASRVRGLDAILGGHTHDGVPAPVAVKNAGGTTLVTNAGSNGKFLGVLDFDVRNGKVADFRYRLLPVFANYLPADPAMDALIQKVRAPYEKKLSEVLAVNRGLLYRRGNFNGTFDQLILDGLMQVQGAQIAFSPGFRWGTTLLPGQAITMEHLMDQTAITYPYTTVTQMSGATIKTILEDVADNLFNPDPYYQQGGDMVRVGGLQYTIDPAAGMGKRITDLRLAGKPLEAGKTYKVAGWAPVAEEAREAGGAPVWDVMAQWLRSTREVSARPLNLPRVRGMDGNAGIAA; translated from the coding sequence ATGAACCGACGCGAGTTCCTGCAGGTGCTGGCCATCGCCGGCGCCGGCGGCATGACGTTCCCCCACCAGGATGCGCACGCCGCGCAGGCCGCCGAGGCCATGTACGACCTGCCGCGCTTCGGCAACGTCCACCTGCTGCATTTCACCGACTGCCATGCGCAGCTGCGGCCGGTGTACTTCCGCGAACCCAACGTCAACCTCGGCATCGGCGACTATGCCGGCAAGCCGCCGCACCTGGTCGGCGAGGCGCTGCTGCGCCATTACGGCATCCGCCCCGGTACCGCCGAGGCGCATGCGTTCACCTATCTCGATTTCAGCGAGGCGGCGCGCCGCTATGGCAAGGTCGGCGGGTTTGCGCACCTGGCGACGCTGGTGAAGCGGCTCAAGGCCGGTCGCCCGGGTGCGCTGCTGCTCGACGGCGGCGACACCTGGCAGGGCTCGGCCACCGCGCTGTGGACCAGGGGCCAGGACATGGTCGATGCCGCGCTGGCGCTGGGCGTGGACGTGATGACGCCGCACTGGGAAATGACCTTGGGCGCCGAGCGCGTCAAAGAGATTGTCGACAAGGACTTCAAGGGCAAGGTTGCGTTCCTGGCGCAGAACATCAAGACCAACGATTTCGGCGACCCGGTGTTCGATCCGTACGTGATCCGCGAGATCAACGGCGTACCGGTGGCCATCATCGGCCAGGCGTTCCCATACACCCCGATCGCCAACCCGCGCTATTTCGTGCCGGACTGGACCTTCGGCATTCAGGAAGAGAACCTGCAGCAGGTCATCGACGCCGCGCGCGGCAAGGGCGCGCAGGCGGTGGTGCTGCTGTCGCACAACGGCATGGACGTCGACCTGAAACTGGCCTCGCGCGTGCGCGGCCTCGACGCCATCCTCGGCGGCCACACCCATGACGGCGTGCCCGCGCCGGTGGCGGTGAAGAACGCCGGGGGCACCACGCTGGTGACCAATGCGGGCTCCAACGGCAAGTTCCTCGGCGTGCTCGATTTCGACGTCAGGAACGGCAAGGTCGCCGACTTCCGCTACCGGCTGCTGCCGGTCTTCGCCAACTATCTGCCGGCCGATCCGGCCATGGATGCGCTGATCCAAAAGGTACGGGCGCCGTATGAAAAGAAGCTGTCCGAAGTCCTCGCCGTCAACCGTGGCCTGCTGTACCGCCGCGGCAATTTCAACGGCACCTTCGACCAGCTGATCCTCGACGGCCTGATGCAGGTGCAGGGCGCGCAGATCGCGTTCTCGCCCGGTTTCCGCTGGGGCACCACGCTGCTGCCGGGGCAGGCCATCACCATGGAGCACCTGATGGACCAGACCGCCATCACCTATCCGTACACCACGGTGACGCAGATGAGTGGCGCGACCATCAAGACCATCCTCGAAGACGTCGCCGACAACCTGTTCAATCCCGATCCGTACTACCAGCAAGGCGGCGACATGGTGCGCGTCGGCGGCCTGCAGTACACCATCGATCCCGCCGCCGGCATGGGCAAGCGCATCACCGACCTGCGCCTGGCGGGCAAGCCGCTCGAGGCCGGCAAGACCTACAAGGTGGCCGGCTGGGCCCCGGTGGCGGAGGAAGCGCGCGAAGCCGGCGGGGCGCCGGTCTGGGACGTGATGGCGCAGTGGCTGCGCAGCACCCGCGAAGTCAGCGCGCGCCCGCTGAACCTGCCGCGCGTGCGCGGCATGGACGGCAACGCCGGCATCGCGGCGTGA